From Coriobacteriia bacterium, one genomic window encodes:
- a CDS encoding 50S ribosomal protein L28: MSQVCAVCGKHPVAGRNVSHSHRVTNRVFKPNIQRVTAVIEGHVKKVNVCTKCMKAGKVTRA; encoded by the coding sequence ATGTCACAAGTTTGTGCAGTCTGCGGGAAGCACCCGGTTGCCGGCCGCAACGTCAGCCACTCCCACCGCGTGACCAACCGTGTCTTCAAGCCCAATATCCAGAGGGTCACGGCAGTCATCGAGGGGCACGTGAAGAAGGTCAACGTGTGCACCAAGTGCATGAAGGCCGGCAAAGTAACCCGCGCGTAG
- a CDS encoding GAF domain-containing protein, which translates to MSFNINVGEALVSRQTTSSTSAFDRVDLSAPRGVEPVDVLRALLASVRKVQDACAAHLWIEDSYSSTLRLVITEGDAACGLLPVSTTGTLLGDALTTGMSKLEEADDALCANECRKVWQFVIPLDTPEVRGVAVVDMTCATRPDSEVLTMIAARFRGSLTAALALHVARVDLTISRIMLEAGSSLTQAKSADGVVREALHTAMRLSHAQTGSVMLLDADNTRMRILFSEGLPEDVVASTEVAEGEGISGWVLASGHGLVIEDLNGDALRNSRRGVRSAMSVPIRDDQGSLGVINVGSADFGAGFMPHHVDALETLGRAAASALRNAWSMDSAREMYLQTLEALVLALESKDPYSHRGTEKVIGLSMLLGEAMGFSDADLEALRIAAMLRDVGMLAAGEAVTVSNRPLSTVEWGMLKMHPAIAGDVLARMPALHAVVPIVSHHHERYDGAGYTAGLSGTDIPLGARTLAVVDAYVAMTSDRPYRATLNRASAISELRAQAGRQFDPDIVEHFVAVLNLGE; encoded by the coding sequence GTGTCATTCAATATCAATGTGGGGGAGGCTCTCGTTTCCAGGCAAACAACATCTTCTACCTCGGCGTTTGACCGGGTTGATCTCAGCGCACCCCGAGGCGTCGAGCCGGTCGACGTGTTGCGTGCGTTGCTCGCGAGCGTCCGAAAGGTCCAAGACGCTTGCGCGGCGCACTTATGGATTGAGGACAGCTACTCAAGTACGCTGCGGTTGGTGATCACCGAAGGCGACGCCGCATGCGGTTTGCTGCCGGTTTCAACCACAGGGACGCTTCTGGGTGACGCCCTGACTACCGGCATGTCGAAGCTCGAGGAAGCCGACGACGCTCTCTGTGCGAACGAATGCCGAAAGGTTTGGCAGTTCGTGATTCCGCTCGATACCCCGGAGGTTCGGGGAGTGGCTGTGGTGGACATGACGTGTGCCACCCGACCGGACTCTGAGGTTCTCACCATGATCGCGGCACGTTTTCGAGGCTCGTTGACGGCGGCGTTGGCTCTTCACGTTGCCCGAGTTGATCTGACGATATCTCGAATCATGCTTGAAGCCGGCAGTTCACTGACGCAGGCGAAGTCCGCCGATGGAGTAGTTCGCGAGGCACTGCATACCGCAATGCGGCTTAGCCATGCGCAGACTGGGAGCGTCATGCTTCTCGACGCTGACAATACGCGAATGCGCATACTGTTTTCCGAGGGTCTTCCTGAGGACGTCGTCGCATCTACGGAAGTCGCCGAGGGCGAAGGGATCTCAGGCTGGGTGCTCGCCAGTGGTCACGGGCTCGTCATTGAAGATCTAAACGGAGATGCGCTCCGGAACTCGCGGCGCGGCGTGCGCTCCGCCATGAGTGTTCCGATTCGTGACGATCAAGGTAGCCTCGGTGTCATCAACGTGGGATCGGCGGACTTCGGGGCTGGCTTCATGCCCCATCACGTAGATGCGCTCGAGACACTCGGACGAGCAGCGGCAAGCGCGCTGAGAAACGCCTGGTCGATGGATTCGGCGCGGGAGATGTACCTTCAGACGCTTGAAGCACTTGTGCTGGCACTGGAATCCAAGGATCCCTATTCGCATCGAGGAACTGAGAAGGTCATCGGGCTTTCAATGCTATTGGGAGAAGCTATGGGCTTCTCCGATGCGGATCTGGAGGCATTGCGCATTGCTGCCATGTTGCGCGATGTAGGCATGTTGGCGGCGGGTGAAGCCGTAACCGTATCCAATCGGCCGCTATCTACAGTTGAGTGGGGGATGCTCAAGATGCACCCTGCGATTGCCGGAGACGTACTCGCGAGAATGCCGGCACTCCATGCCGTTGTGCCGATCGTGTCCCACCATCACGAACGATACGACGGAGCGGGGTATACGGCCGGATTGTCCGGAACAGACATACCTCTCGGAGCGCGAACACTAGCCGTTGTCGACGCATATGTGGCTATGACTTCCGACCGGCCGTACCGTGCAACACTGAATCGCGCGAGCGCGATATCCGAGCTGCGGGCTCAAGCCGGCAGGCAATTCGACCCCGACATAGTTGAACATTTCGTTGCGGTGTTGAACCTAGGCGAATAG
- a CDS encoding thiamine diphosphokinase translates to MNVLLVCASPAAPDPEWVAELAAQEDVVIAVDGGGNLCLRAGIVPHTLIGDLDSITPADKIALEMAGTQLVQLPADKDESDLVLALNQARSMGAKRATVTGGWGGRADHELLGLSALVHGADLRPRLLERATAIWILTPGGRENLHLCGTGSIISLVAFGGPATVSVTGVKWPLAEHEIAPDSTLGLSNVINQADTACVSVQSGTLIVISSAIDGQGRATEE, encoded by the coding sequence GTGAACGTCCTCTTGGTATGCGCATCGCCGGCAGCGCCGGATCCTGAGTGGGTCGCAGAACTCGCCGCGCAAGAGGATGTCGTCATCGCCGTTGATGGCGGCGGAAACCTGTGTTTGCGTGCAGGCATCGTGCCTCACACTCTCATCGGCGACCTGGATTCAATTACCCCCGCCGACAAGATCGCTCTGGAAATGGCAGGCACCCAATTGGTGCAGCTGCCCGCCGACAAGGACGAGAGCGATCTTGTGCTGGCGCTTAATCAGGCGCGTTCCATGGGAGCCAAGAGGGCAACCGTGACCGGGGGATGGGGAGGGCGTGCCGATCACGAACTCCTCGGCTTGTCGGCGCTAGTTCATGGCGCGGATCTGCGTCCTCGGCTCCTTGAGCGCGCCACCGCCATCTGGATCCTGACCCCCGGCGGACGGGAGAATCTGCATCTCTGTGGCACGGGCAGTATCATCTCACTTGTTGCGTTTGGCGGACCGGCCACAGTGTCTGTCACCGGCGTGAAGTGGCCGTTGGCTGAGCATGAGATTGCACCGGATTCGACTTTGGGACTAAGTAATGTGATCAACCAAGCCGATACTGCATGTGTGAGCGTGCAGAGTGGCACGCTCATCGTGATATCGTCTGCTATCGATGGCCAAGGGCGTGCCACTGAAGAGTAG
- the thiT gene encoding energy-coupled thiamine transporter ThiT, which produces MRSERIRTLVEIALTVALCAVLNMLRFRLPINIAGGEISLAMVPLFIIALRRGPAVGLVAGAIWGTVDLLVEPYIVFWAQVLLDYPIAFALVGLSGLWATTYKRLIALSPLKASALAVLAMLAGGVARFASHWVSGVLFFAAYAPADQPVWLYSVVYNLSYLAPSLIGSIIVAAVVLPVLERAVPTGSSSAKG; this is translated from the coding sequence ATGAGATCTGAACGAATCCGCACCTTAGTTGAAATCGCACTGACGGTTGCTCTGTGTGCGGTTCTGAACATGCTGCGTTTCAGGCTGCCCATCAATATCGCCGGCGGCGAGATTTCGCTCGCGATGGTACCTCTCTTCATAATCGCTTTGCGCCGAGGGCCTGCAGTGGGGCTTGTTGCCGGGGCAATCTGGGGCACCGTCGATCTGCTCGTCGAGCCCTACATCGTATTCTGGGCACAGGTTCTCCTAGACTACCCGATTGCATTCGCTCTGGTCGGTCTCAGCGGGCTTTGGGCAACAACATACAAGCGACTGATTGCCTTGTCCCCGCTGAAGGCGTCTGCTCTCGCGGTACTCGCGATGCTCGCCGGGGGAGTTGCCCGATTCGCTTCCCACTGGGTCTCAGGGGTACTTTTCTTCGCAGCTTATGCGCCGGCCGATCAGCCTGTCTGGCTCTACTCCGTTGTCTACAATCTCAGCTACTTGGCGCCTTCACTGATAGGGTCCATCATCGTCGCAGCAGTAGTGCTTCCGGTTCTTGAGCGTGCAGTGCCAACCGGGTCATCATCCGCGAAAGGGTAG
- a CDS encoding FmdB family transcriptional regulator, giving the protein MTRYDYRCTACAESFEISKPMGKTDDEQCPVCGASAKRIYSAAAIAFKGSGFHNTDYRSQPKDGQSHSDSAPGCPAESGTGSCASCPAATG; this is encoded by the coding sequence ATGACCCGCTACGATTATCGCTGCACCGCTTGTGCCGAGTCGTTCGAAATCAGCAAGCCGATGGGCAAGACTGACGACGAACAGTGCCCGGTATGCGGTGCATCAGCAAAGCGCATCTATTCTGCCGCCGCAATCGCATTCAAAGGTTCCGGGTTCCATAACACGGACTACAGATCTCAGCCCAAGGACGGCCAAAGCCACTCGGATTCCGCCCCCGGCTGCCCCGCCGAGAGCGGGACAGGATCCTGCGCGTCATGCCCGGCGGCGACTGGCTGA
- the glpX gene encoding class II fructose-bisphosphatase, which translates to MRATRVMEMMEVTEAAALAAGRWMGKGDKHAADDAAVEGMRAAFNSVEIDGTIVIGEGERDEAPMLYIGEKVGKGGELIDIAVDPLEGTNLTAYGQSNSLAVLAFAPHGTLLHAPDTYMKKIAVGPEAADAVHIDATPTENINAVANALKRDVGDLVVCILERERHIDLIAEVRRTGARIRLISDGDVFGAVATAIEGTGIHLYLGTGAAPEGVLACAAMKCIGGCFMGRFEWRSDEERARAVEMGTPHLDGILTMDTLVNTDEAAFIATGVTDGEMLRGVRYFGSGARTHSVAMDASSRTVRFVDTVFRTGTEKFWVRMD; encoded by the coding sequence ATGCGCGCTACTCGTGTCATGGAAATGATGGAAGTGACCGAGGCTGCGGCCTTGGCTGCCGGTCGTTGGATGGGGAAGGGCGACAAGCACGCTGCAGATGATGCCGCTGTGGAGGGAATGCGAGCAGCGTTCAACTCCGTTGAGATCGACGGAACGATCGTAATCGGCGAAGGTGAGCGCGATGAAGCCCCGATGCTCTATATCGGCGAGAAGGTCGGAAAAGGCGGCGAGCTCATCGATATCGCTGTTGACCCGCTCGAGGGAACAAACCTGACGGCCTACGGCCAGTCGAACTCTCTTGCTGTTCTGGCTTTCGCCCCTCACGGTACGTTGCTTCATGCGCCGGACACCTACATGAAGAAGATCGCAGTCGGACCTGAAGCAGCTGATGCAGTTCACATCGATGCCACTCCCACGGAGAACATCAATGCCGTCGCCAACGCGCTCAAGCGCGATGTTGGGGACCTGGTCGTCTGCATCCTTGAGCGGGAGCGGCACATTGATCTGATCGCCGAGGTGCGCCGAACGGGAGCACGCATCAGGCTGATCTCGGACGGAGATGTCTTCGGCGCTGTTGCCACCGCTATCGAGGGCACCGGAATCCACCTGTACCTTGGAACCGGTGCTGCCCCGGAAGGTGTTCTCGCGTGTGCGGCGATGAAATGCATTGGCGGCTGCTTCATGGGCCGCTTTGAGTGGCGCAGTGATGAAGAGAGGGCTCGTGCCGTCGAAATGGGTACCCCTCACTTGGACGGAATCCTTACCATGGACACTCTCGTCAATACCGACGAGGCCGCTTTCATTGCAACCGGCGTGACGGACGGTGAGATGCTGCGCGGCGTGCGGTATTTCGGTTCTGGCGCACGCACGCACTCAGTGGCGATGGATGCCAGCAGCAGGACGGTCCGCTTCGTAGATACGGTGTTTCGCACCGGAACCGAGAAGTTCTGGGTACGGATGGACTAA
- a CDS encoding rRNA methyltransferase — MSASPARRVARKVFTRVRERGSFAHETLDAALKAANLSSADTALATRIAYGSIQTSGTLRETVERYLDGKRVEPRIMDALSVAAYELIYLRTPDRVAVHQGVELVREVRRQAAGLANAILRRLADDVAGFPWGDPNADSAALARLYGHPLWLTDMWVTELGHAIAATVLAADNEPAPLHLAVNPFVASAEEALATLRAEGTTATSCILPGCLSVDNPASAVGGDALARGEVLVADAGAQLVCMLVRPRSGERIVEVGAGRGTKSILLQAEAVRSGGPASITAIDSHEFKTRILAERMASFGVPGVVGLTGDARDMSSIADAPVSGSVDAVLVDAPCSGLGTLRRHPDKRWRVTSEDVNAMASLGQELLTEAAGLVRVGGFVVYSTCTIAKRENDAVIRGFLESVSGHDFRVDSVAGDVPETWKRFVTAEGYFQSLPEPGGLDGHFAARLVRIS, encoded by the coding sequence TTGAGCGCCAGTCCTGCTCGGCGGGTAGCGCGCAAGGTGTTCACCCGCGTCAGAGAGCGCGGCTCATTCGCGCATGAAACGCTTGACGCCGCGCTCAAGGCAGCGAATCTGTCGAGTGCTGACACCGCCTTGGCAACGAGAATTGCGTACGGGTCTATCCAGACCAGCGGAACGCTGAGGGAGACCGTCGAGCGCTATCTCGACGGCAAGCGCGTCGAGCCGCGGATCATGGACGCACTCAGTGTCGCAGCGTACGAGTTGATCTACCTTCGCACGCCGGACCGAGTGGCGGTCCATCAGGGCGTGGAACTCGTTCGCGAGGTCAGGCGGCAGGCGGCAGGGCTCGCGAATGCCATCCTGCGCCGTCTTGCAGACGATGTCGCAGGGTTTCCCTGGGGTGACCCGAATGCCGACTCGGCGGCGCTCGCACGACTCTACGGGCACCCGCTGTGGTTGACAGACATGTGGGTCACCGAACTGGGTCACGCCATCGCAGCGACAGTCCTGGCTGCGGACAACGAGCCCGCACCGCTCCACTTGGCCGTGAATCCCTTTGTCGCCTCGGCGGAGGAAGCGCTTGCGACTCTCAGAGCGGAGGGAACCACAGCGACATCGTGCATCCTGCCTGGATGCCTGAGTGTGGATAATCCCGCATCCGCGGTTGGCGGCGACGCGCTCGCGCGGGGTGAAGTCCTCGTCGCCGATGCCGGCGCGCAATTGGTCTGCATGCTCGTACGACCTCGGTCCGGAGAGCGAATCGTTGAGGTTGGGGCGGGGAGAGGCACCAAGTCCATACTGCTTCAGGCGGAGGCGGTTCGCTCCGGAGGTCCCGCAAGCATCACGGCGATCGATTCTCACGAGTTCAAGACACGCATACTTGCGGAGCGCATGGCGTCGTTCGGCGTGCCCGGCGTCGTTGGACTCACCGGCGACGCGCGGGACATGTCGTCCATCGCCGACGCCCCCGTGTCGGGCTCTGTGGATGCGGTTCTGGTCGATGCTCCCTGTTCGGGTCTCGGAACACTCAGGCGCCATCCGGACAAGAGGTGGCGTGTGACCTCGGAAGACGTCAATGCAATGGCATCACTTGGCCAGGAACTTCTGACTGAGGCTGCCGGTCTTGTCCGTGTAGGGGGTTTCGTGGTGTACTCGACGTGTACCATCGCGAAGCGAGAGAACGATGCAGTCATTCGCGGATTTCTCGAATCGGTGTCCGGACACGATTTCCGAGTGGATTCGGTCGCTGGAGACGTCCCGGAAACGTGGAAGCGGTTCGTCACGGCGGAAGGGTACTTTCAGTCCCTTCCTGAGCCCGGAGGTCTCGACGGCCATTTTGCTGCTCGGCTTGTACGCATTTCATAA
- a CDS encoding methionyl-tRNA formyltransferase, whose translation MRVVFMGTPAFAVPSLKALDAAGHTLLAVYTRPDSVSGRGSARRPCGVKVAADELGIPVHQPRTLRSTDEHEILRELAPDLIVVVAYGLILPANILEIPTLGTLNVHASLLPRWRGAAPIQRAILAGDSAVGVSIMRVEEGLDTGAYCAQAGIPSDDLTARDLTEKLAVMGAGLLVSTLPAIEGGSAEWTRQDEALVTYAEKVTKGDVLVGPEMSADEALRRIRASLPTAPSRVQVAGYVLTLLDAHVGSDHIPSGSVVCKDEALLLGFADGVLEVTRVKPESRSEMDVCAWARGARDLANAVWGVVL comes from the coding sequence ATGCGCGTCGTATTCATGGGGACGCCCGCGTTTGCCGTGCCTTCGTTGAAGGCTTTGGATGCAGCGGGGCACACTCTGCTCGCCGTCTACACACGCCCCGACTCTGTGTCGGGCCGAGGGTCTGCTCGGCGACCATGCGGGGTGAAGGTTGCTGCGGATGAGCTCGGCATACCCGTTCACCAGCCAAGGACGCTACGGTCCACAGACGAGCATGAGATTCTGCGCGAACTGGCCCCCGACCTGATCGTCGTGGTCGCCTATGGCTTGATCCTACCGGCGAACATCCTTGAGATTCCGACTCTGGGCACACTAAATGTGCACGCATCCCTGTTGCCTCGCTGGCGGGGCGCGGCTCCCATTCAGCGCGCCATCCTGGCCGGTGACAGTGCCGTCGGCGTTTCGATCATGCGGGTGGAAGAGGGTCTGGACACCGGCGCGTATTGCGCCCAAGCCGGGATACCATCTGACGATCTGACTGCGCGCGATCTGACCGAGAAGCTGGCCGTGATGGGCGCGGGACTGCTCGTGTCAACGCTTCCGGCGATCGAAGGCGGAAGTGCCGAGTGGACTCGGCAGGACGAGGCCCTCGTAACATACGCCGAGAAGGTCACCAAGGGTGACGTCTTGGTCGGACCCGAAATGAGTGCCGACGAAGCTCTGCGCCGAATCCGCGCCTCGCTTCCGACAGCCCCGTCACGGGTACAGGTTGCCGGCTACGTTCTGACGCTTCTTGATGCACATGTGGGGTCGGATCACATACCTTCCGGATCAGTTGTCTGCAAGGATGAGGCACTGCTCCTTGGCTTCGCAGATGGAGTGCTTGAGGTTACTCGAGTGAAACCCGAAAGCAGGAGTGAAATGGACGTGTGCGCATGGGCCCGAGGAGCTCGTGACCTCGCGAATGCCGTTTGGGGAGTTGTCCTTTGA
- the def gene encoding peptide deformylase, with translation MEVLLHPNTVLKARSEEVDPTADDELRELTRQMARIMYEAPGVGLAAPQVGVLKRVIVYDVDEGKRSAIALCNPRIVEASDACEVDDEGCLSLPGITVPILRPVRVTCEALSLNGKKVRIKASDFHARVLQHEIDHLDGMLIIDRATPEERKAALQRYRDALAHGAKPGQTHII, from the coding sequence ATGGAAGTACTTCTGCATCCGAATACAGTCCTGAAGGCGCGGTCGGAAGAGGTCGATCCGACAGCGGACGATGAACTGCGTGAATTGACCAGGCAGATGGCCCGGATCATGTACGAGGCGCCAGGGGTGGGTCTGGCTGCCCCGCAGGTCGGCGTGCTGAAGCGCGTAATCGTCTACGACGTCGACGAAGGCAAGCGCAGCGCGATCGCTCTGTGCAATCCGAGGATCGTCGAAGCCAGTGACGCATGCGAAGTCGACGACGAAGGCTGTCTTTCGCTCCCAGGGATTACCGTGCCGATACTGCGCCCTGTGAGAGTCACATGCGAGGCACTGAGCCTCAACGGCAAGAAGGTTCGCATCAAGGCGTCGGATTTCCACGCCCGCGTCCTTCAGCACGAAATCGACCACTTGGACGGAATGCTGATCATTGACAGGGCAACGCCCGAAGAGCGCAAAGCAGCACTGCAACGATACCGCGATGCACTCGCTCACGGCGCGAAGCCGGGTCAAACGCATATCATTTAG
- the priA gene encoding primosomal protein N' — protein MSVARVILDIPTRQLDKPFDYDVPVGLGNVQVGSCVLVDFGHRPAIGYVVGLAEVSAHEQLLPIKAVMGEPFFRDHGVWLSEWMAKEYVAPLAETVRLFLPPGATPRIVRGRETGAQWVLKAAEVGPVDDRWVVRTPERNGFVPKRGATLQRAVLDALSEGPVRAAELVANLGSCDGALKRLQEAGAVGIEYRRRVRSAGGVRRAAPRHSNLSDGQKLALETIEGAVSQGVGEVILLDGVTGSGKTEVYLRAIESAIACGGCACVLVPEISLTPQTVGRFRSRFGEDIAVLHSRLSSGERYDQWDRVREGSAHVVIGARSAIFAPFNNLRLIVIDEEHEPSYKQGSSPRYHAREVAAKLASLTGAPLVLGSATPSMEAQRRCQDGEWTRVHMPERVTGRDLPAVCVVDMSAEFAAGHRSMFSRPLAEALHGVAARGEKAVLFLNRRGFASFLLCRECGFVPTCETCSTSLTYHEVGSKLVCHHCGISQSVPPVCPRCASPYLRQFGAGTQRVEAELAALLPDLPRVRMDADTTKGKGGHERALAEFESLESGVLLGTQMIAKGLDYPDVTLVGVINADTTLHMPDFRAAERTYQLLEQVAGRAGRGVRPGLVVIQTYWPDHPAIAAVAAHDPEIVYVPERELRRELSYPPYSRLANVMIWGEDAAQVSECAHEIAARLRETAPEAWLILGPSPAPIARLKGVWRWHAMVKAPLGDDLPGLVGDVLHQVRRRSDVSVVTDIDPVDML, from the coding sequence TTGAGCGTCGCACGCGTCATCCTCGATATTCCGACACGGCAGCTCGATAAGCCGTTTGACTATGACGTTCCGGTCGGCCTTGGCAACGTCCAAGTCGGATCGTGTGTTCTTGTGGATTTCGGACACAGGCCAGCAATAGGCTATGTGGTCGGGCTGGCCGAGGTCAGCGCGCATGAACAGCTCCTGCCAATCAAAGCCGTGATGGGGGAGCCGTTCTTCCGCGATCATGGGGTATGGCTCTCGGAGTGGATGGCCAAGGAATACGTGGCACCCCTCGCGGAGACAGTTAGGCTGTTCCTGCCACCAGGGGCAACACCACGGATCGTCAGAGGCAGGGAAACGGGTGCGCAGTGGGTTCTCAAAGCCGCCGAAGTCGGCCCTGTCGATGACCGCTGGGTGGTTCGGACGCCAGAGAGAAACGGTTTCGTCCCCAAGCGCGGAGCTACACTTCAGCGAGCCGTGCTTGACGCCCTCAGCGAAGGACCGGTTCGGGCGGCGGAGCTTGTCGCCAATCTCGGCAGTTGTGACGGGGCTCTCAAGCGGCTCCAAGAGGCGGGTGCTGTCGGCATCGAGTACCGACGACGCGTTCGGAGTGCTGGCGGAGTCCGTCGCGCCGCTCCGAGACACTCGAACCTTTCTGATGGGCAGAAACTGGCGCTTGAGACCATCGAAGGTGCCGTCTCACAGGGTGTAGGGGAAGTCATTCTTCTGGACGGAGTGACCGGCTCAGGAAAGACGGAAGTCTACCTTCGGGCGATCGAGTCCGCAATCGCATGCGGAGGATGTGCTTGCGTCCTAGTGCCGGAAATCTCACTGACGCCGCAAACCGTCGGACGGTTCCGCTCACGGTTTGGCGAGGATATCGCCGTGCTCCACTCCCGCCTTTCCTCCGGCGAACGCTACGACCAGTGGGACCGCGTTCGCGAGGGCTCGGCGCACGTGGTCATCGGCGCCCGATCTGCGATCTTCGCTCCGTTCAACAATCTGCGCCTCATCGTGATCGACGAGGAGCACGAACCTTCGTACAAACAAGGATCCTCGCCCCGCTATCATGCACGAGAAGTGGCCGCCAAGCTCGCCAGTCTGACAGGCGCACCCTTGGTGCTCGGCAGCGCTACGCCGTCAATGGAGGCGCAACGCCGTTGCCAAGACGGTGAATGGACGCGCGTGCACATGCCTGAGCGCGTGACAGGCCGGGACTTGCCTGCGGTTTGCGTTGTCGACATGTCGGCAGAGTTCGCGGCAGGTCACCGGTCCATGTTCTCTCGCCCGCTTGCTGAGGCGCTGCACGGAGTCGCGGCTCGGGGTGAGAAAGCGGTTCTCTTCCTGAACCGGCGCGGCTTCGCTTCGTTTCTGCTCTGCCGGGAGTGCGGGTTCGTGCCCACGTGTGAAACTTGCTCCACGTCGCTGACCTATCATGAAGTCGGAAGCAAGCTTGTCTGTCACCACTGCGGCATCTCGCAGAGTGTCCCTCCGGTGTGTCCGAGGTGCGCGAGTCCGTATCTGCGGCAGTTCGGAGCGGGCACCCAGCGTGTAGAGGCCGAACTGGCTGCTCTTCTTCCCGATCTCCCGCGTGTGCGCATGGACGCGGACACGACCAAAGGCAAGGGCGGTCACGAACGGGCTCTTGCGGAGTTTGAGAGCCTCGAAAGCGGCGTCCTCCTCGGCACCCAGATGATCGCCAAGGGGCTGGACTATCCCGACGTGACGCTGGTGGGGGTTATCAACGCCGATACGACCCTTCATATGCCCGATTTCCGTGCTGCCGAGAGGACATACCAGCTTCTGGAACAGGTCGCCGGTAGAGCCGGCCGTGGAGTCAGGCCCGGTCTCGTCGTCATACAGACCTATTGGCCCGACCACCCCGCCATCGCCGCCGTCGCGGCGCACGATCCTGAGATTGTCTACGTTCCGGAGAGAGAGCTGCGCCGAGAGCTCAGCTACCCACCATATTCTCGGTTGGCGAACGTCATGATCTGGGGCGAAGACGCGGCACAGGTCTCTGAATGCGCACACGAGATTGCGGCCCGGTTGCGCGAAACTGCACCTGAAGCGTGGTTGATTCTTGGGCCAAGTCCGGCGCCGATCGCTCGTCTCAAAGGAGTCTGGCGTTGGCACGCAATGGTGAAGGCTCCTCTCGGAGATGACCTTCCGGGTCTGGTTGGGGATGTGCTGCATCAGGTGCGCCGCCGCAGCGACGTATCGGTTGTCACCGATATCGATCCGGTCGACATGCTCTGA